One Enterobacter asburiae genomic window, TAGCGTTCATTTGATGAAATGCCTAGAAGAATCGGTAATGTGTCGCGAATAGCTTGTGGCTGAAATGCCTCATTTTGTCGATAAAAAAGTTGATCTTTATTTGCTACAAGGCCCTGCTTTTGGAAAAGGTAATAAAAAGTATGCTTGATGTTTGCATCAAAGCTTTCTCTGCTGTGCCCAATTGCCACGTCTGTACGGTTCTCGCGGATGCCAAGTAATCGTGACAACAGTGCGACTACTGAATCATCATCGGTGTTAACCGAGAGGTCTTTGAAATTTGGTGCGGTCAGTTCATTTCCTCGTCGCAGCATAACGGTGCCACAGCTTGTGGCTCCTGCATTTGGTGTTGGTTTCGCGATCAGTACTTGTTCCTGTGAAAATTGATAAATGACTGCGAACCATGACACTTTATCACGAATAATACCTTCTGGTACGTTAAAGGTAGATCGACCCATGCAGTATTCAATGATCTCAGAAAGAGCTGATTTACCGGTTGAGGAACGGCCAGTAATGACATTTAAACCATTAACCTTAAATTGCAGGTCCCGACGTTGGCCATCATGGCTGTAGACATGAATCGACTTAATTTTCATGGGCGTATTCCAAAGGTCGTGTACACCGTAACGCGATCTGCAATACGGGCAAATTCTTTTCCTATATAGCGCGCGACACGCTGGCATGAGATAGATTCTTCAGTCCCTATGACCGATTTGCGAACTTTATTAGGTACTGTTTTCAATCGGCCGTCTTGCGTTACAACAAAACATCCTCGTTCCATGAGCACTCCAAAAGCTTCTAGCGTAAATGGCAGCATATTATTGACGCGGTTAGCAAAATTAATGAGTAATTCGGGATTGTTTTCTATAGTTTTCAAAAGGTAGCGGCGAGGATTTTCAGCAAACACTTGGCGAGAATCTTTTTGCAGACATAATGGTAAAACTAAAAGAGTCAGAGAAAATGGCATGCCCTGTGAGTTTTCCTCTTCGTAGCTCTGCATTGCTCTAAATAGTACAACACCACAAAATGCTGGATTGAAAAGATTTCTTATCTCGAATGGACGCTGATCCCATTGCTTCATGCTTGGGCTCCCAACAATTGACCAACTCTATTTAGGAATTGGGGATGCCAGAAAATTTTGGGTAGTGGTCTACTGTTCGCAAGGATGTGAAATCCTCCTCGAACTACATAAGGCTCAGTCACTCGTTCTCTGATACGCAATGAGTGAATATTACCACTTTCAAGATCGGCCCATTTATACAATGCTTTTCCCGCAGTAATAAGTACTTCTTCAGCTGAATTTTCATCTAATTCTTCAAAAACGACATCTTTATATCGACTCCATTCATCAACAAGGCGGTCTTCATAATCTTCCATCTCTCCTGTTACCAAAAGGTTTTCACGTGCCCATGAAGAACGCTGCTCAAATGCTCTGTAGTAGTCGAGAATCGCGTTTCGGATTCGATTAGAGGAAACCCCTATTTCACGGAGTTGCACAACAAAGAGCCTGGGATCATTCATCGCATCGATTTCTCCAACGGGCATTTTTCCTCTGAAAGTAATCGGCAGATTGTCCGATTTGTACTCTTCAGAAAATGCTGCAAGTTTGTCTGAAATCTCATAACCAAAAATCGCCTCTTTACGTTTCCCTGTTAGCAGATCGACTATGGTGTTATTCCACCAGCCTTCAAGTCGTTCAAAAATAGCGTCTCGGTTATCACGTCTAATGATACGCATGTGCTGATTTTTGATAATTGCTGGGAGGTCTTCAATGCGAGGCCCGCCATCAAATATGATTATACGTGATAAGAAGTCATCTTTTTGCTCATCAGTCAGTTTATTGAACTCATCGGCTATTGCCGTGATCAGTTTTGACTTGCTTCTAGCTAGAGCTGTGTTGGTGAGTTGAGTTATTGATACTGAATTATCGTTTTTTGTTGGCGGTTCGACTAAGAAGTGTTGCAGGAATGAGGAGTTTGAGATAGATCCGGTCGTAAACAGAAAGAAACGAAGATTTGCTTCTGTTTTACCATCACGATTATAGCGGTCAAGCCAGATGCGGACTGACTTCCAGAAATCGGTAGACAGGTCGGTTAGAGTATCTCCATCCCCTTTGTGTTTGAGCGATGCCAGTGTTTTGACACCATCAAAACTAACGAAGTCTAGGTCATCATCTTTTTCGATCAAAACAGATGTATCTTCTGGCCACTGTAGAAGCTTAAGTAGCGCAAAACGAGGCTGATAGATATACCCTAAGCCCTGTTCACCAGCAGCGTATTGATCGCTAAATACTCTGGTCATTTTTAGTCCCTGCGTCGATTGCGCTTTCAGCTGTACGGAAAAATGACTCATGAAAGCAACAAGCTACCATCCAATGTTTGGCGGTACGTATCACATCATCGATATTAGCTTAAAACAATACCACTGTGTTTCCTGCGTGAATAGAAAAAGTAAGTGCTTAAGGATGCTAAATGTGAAGTGAATAGC contains:
- a CDS encoding three component ABC system middle component, with amino-acid sequence MKQWDQRPFEIRNLFNPAFCGVVLFRAMQSYEEENSQGMPFSLTLLVLPLCLQKDSRQVFAENPRRYLLKTIENNPELLINFANRVNNMLPFTLEAFGVLMERGCFVVTQDGRLKTVPNKVRKSVIGTEESISCQRVARYIGKEFARIADRVTVYTTFGIRP
- a CDS encoding ABC-three component system protein; translated protein: MTRVFSDQYAAGEQGLGYIYQPRFALLKLLQWPEDTSVLIEKDDDLDFVSFDGVKTLASLKHKGDGDTLTDLSTDFWKSVRIWLDRYNRDGKTEANLRFFLFTTGSISNSSFLQHFLVEPPTKNDNSVSITQLTNTALARSKSKLITAIADEFNKLTDEQKDDFLSRIIIFDGGPRIEDLPAIIKNQHMRIIRRDNRDAIFERLEGWWNNTIVDLLTGKRKEAIFGYEISDKLAAFSEEYKSDNLPITFRGKMPVGEIDAMNDPRLFVVQLREIGVSSNRIRNAILDYYRAFEQRSSWARENLLVTGEMEDYEDRLVDEWSRYKDVVFEELDENSAEEVLITAGKALYKWADLESGNIHSLRIRERVTEPYVVRGGFHILANSRPLPKIFWHPQFLNRVGQLLGAQA